A window of Pseudoliparis swirei isolate HS2019 ecotype Mariana Trench chromosome 2, NWPU_hadal_v1, whole genome shotgun sequence genomic DNA:
CAgacattttttgtttatattCCATATTTTTCTATCTCTTCAAACGAAAATTGTCCTGAAGTCCACTACATACTGTACCATTTTAAAtcaaaatcattttaaaatgttagatGGAAGGTGTTTGTTTAACTCTAAATAGGTAGGAAATCACAACAAAACGGAAGTTGGAAGACACTATTTTCTCTCAGTTCTCAGGAcgatataaacacacatttattgatacgtgtatatatatatatgtatatgtatttatatatatatatatatatatatatatatgtaaccgAGCGTTATCTGGTGCACTTGTCTGGAGGACGCCAGTCATATTAGATATTACTTTGTTTTAATGTGCTAATTCAAAATCCAAACAGGTAGATGGAAACACACCCAGAGAGTGGGTGAAAGACGCTCGGTACTAGAAAAGGAAGTTGCTTAGCGCTTCGACTTTCCGTCGctgagctttattttgaaaacgtaAACCGGATGTGGACACGGTTGAATCACGTGACTTTGATATTTCGCCGCTGAGGCAACATGGCGAGCGCCGGCAGAGGAGAATATATGCGAGATGCGGAGTTTTCACCTCAAACATCAGGCAGGAGCGACGCAGACATCGACAGACGGCTGGCAAGTATCAGCGCTCACGCTGCGGGGGAACGAAACTCCTGGTTTCATAGCTGCTAACGTGCTAGTCGCGTAAGCTAACCTCAATGACCGCTGACGTAACACGttccggtgttacggtttaaaaagcgaccgtgttaactggcgactttgaagCGAACGCGTCCGTCGTTGCCATAGTTACGACGGCCGTTCGAATATAAGTTAGCCGTCCTCGTGAATACCGCTTGGTTTTTAATGGTGTTAAACAGGGTCAAACCCTCTcgtatacataataatataccgTTTACTATACACATTTAACAACTATACAGCTATACGTCTTCTCTTCCTATTTTCAACAGCTATATAACTGCGACACCAacggttcaaagtcgccagttaacacggtcgcttcttaaaccgtaacaccggctgcCGCAGTAGCGCCAGGTGTCAACTAACGAGCCAACCAACTAGCGTTAGATAGCTGAGCTCTAGCCCCTAGCAGTGAGTAACTTAGTGGCGTTTTCTCTATaaacttgtttatttttatcttttaagaCAACTTACTTGCAATAATACTACTAATTTTGAAATTAACATAACTAGTTGTAGGCCTTTTTTCTGTTTGGATATCGCAGCAGGCGTACACAATCCAAATGTTACTATCTCTTATCCCCTCTGTCCTGCCATTTAACCCGACGTTAGctacacctccacacacacacacacacgcacctacacacacacacacacacatatacactaccgttcaaaagtttggggtcacttagaaatgtctctatttttcaaagaaaagcactgttttttcaataaagataacattaatcagaaatacactctctacattgttaatgtggtaaatgactattctaggtggaaacgtctggtttctaatgaaatatctccagaggtgtatagaggcccatttccatcaacgatcactccagtgttctaatggtacattgtgtttgctaatcgccttagaagactaatatctgatgagaaaacccttgtgcaattatgttagcacagctgaaaacagttatgctggtgatataagctatacaactggccttcctttgagcttgaagtttgaagaacaaaattaatacttcaattattaatcattatttctaaccttgtcaatgtcttgactatattttctcttcaattttcaattcatttgataaataaaagtgagttttcatggaagacacgaaattgtctggatgaccccaaacttttgaacggtagtgtacatgttaTGCTGCGTGCAGATAGGGTTCAAATCCTGCAGTCCGTCATTGTAGAGGGCAAAAATGTCAAAGAGATGCTGAGAAAATGACCGATAACTGTCAGATCAGTCGTGCAGGCTGTGCGGTGGAGAGGCCGGCCTCGCCGCGCTCTCCTCCTCGTGACTCGTCCGACCCGGCGTAGTAACTCCCCGACGCTTTGTTTGGTCGACAGGGAGGGACTCTGATCGCGGTCGGTCTCTGTGCGGCGGCTGCGGGTCTCGCGGGTAAGAATAGTTTGATACTCGGTCTGTCGTTCGCCGAGCCGTTTGTTTTTCAATCTGTTCTCCCGGTCGCCCTGCAGGCCGCTACGCGTTCCAGCTGTGGAAGCCTCTCGGCCAGGTCTTCACTGAAACCGTCAGGAAGATGCCCTCGTCCGTGAGTGATTGATTCACGTATCATCGGCATCCGGACCTATTCcgtgtcttttgttgttgtcgtgcaCATTGTAGATGGTACAAATAAACTCCTCCAGAAAAGAATATACAGAGATGAACTCTTTTGAGAGTCAACGCCGTGATCCTCCTCTGTCTGCGCAGGCGTTCTCGTCGTATTACAAAGGAGGTTTTGAGCAGAAGATGTCCAAACGAGAGGCCGGCCTTGTTCTCGGGATCAGGTGATGAGTGAATGTGTTGCGGTTTCTTAGATTTAGATTAGATTTAGATtccagtttgttttcctttctttatgtcactgttcctgtttgttcgtcttgtctgctttctctttgtttcgttctgtttgtctcttgttccctgtaaagcgtctttgagtatttaggaaagcgctatagaagtctgaattattattattattattattagatgttCTCTGGAAACTGAGAAGAAGAACAGGATGATTGctcacattcttcttctttttctttctctctccagccCAGTCAGCACCAAGGCCAAGGTGCGCGAGGCCCATCGGAAGATCATGGTCCTGAACCATCCGGATAAGGGTGAGCTCAGACTCTGAACTCTTTTTCGGTGGAGCCTTTGCACGTGGAAAGGCAAGCTCTGGTCTGGGGTTGAAATGTTCTAacccacaggtgtcaaacacgaggcccgcgggccgaatgcggccgcgtcattttatgcggcccctcacggcttgaaagacacacgatcgccttttatatcctgtgcttttattttgaaggtttcaaatgaaatagatttgtgttataatattagagatatCTTCATGTGGACAATATTTCTACTcatataaacaataatcaaatgcaaagacagttattaccttcgcattgaaaatgcggaaggttatgttttgatcgccgtgtatttatttatttatttgtatgcgtgttattcgcataactcaaaaagtattaaactgaatcgcatgaaatttggtgggatgattggttattatccggggaccatttgattagattttgggatcaatcgggtcaaggtcaaggtaatgaaaaggtccacatcttcttttttaccatagcgcggtcaatttctatccaattggcatgcaactaatgccaacatgttcataattcaatgcccaatcttgtgatatgcgaaggtatgcgctctaccgagtgcccgttctagttttttttagatgttcttggagtagtttatacaccgcttcagttacaccggccctttaagaggcggccatgatgctgatgtggcccctgGCCTAACTCCTTAAGAACGATGGGCTAAAAAGTATGCCCGCTTTAATTGGAATCTAAAAATATTTGCCCAAACATGCATTTAACGTTGTGCGGGTCGCTCGGCGgttgttgtgtgtttacatAGAAACGTGATTTTTAAGATGTTCATACGCACACAGCTGGATGGGAGGAGTCTGAACTCGGGTTGAGAGTTGAAGGAGCGATCCTGCAATCAGACCTGTGTTTGTGCCTCTGCGTGCAGGTGGGTCGCCGTACCTGGCCGCTAAGATCAACGAGGCCAAAGACCTTTTTGACAAGGAGAACCGGCACTGACCCGCGCGGTTCACGGACACTACGAAGCCCCCGGCGCCGAGCCGTCCGCTCTGCTCCCCGAGGGAAAAACCTTCAACGTCGCTGCTTCTCTCCACATTCATTCGTCAACATTGGGAACGTGTAATTACGTGTATCAACCACGGGTGAA
This region includes:
- the dnajc15 gene encoding dnaJ homolog subfamily C member 15 — translated: MASAGRGEYMRDAEFSPQTSGRSDADIDRRLARTLIAVGLCAAAAGLAGRYAFQLWKPLGQVFTETVRKMPSSAFSSYYKGGFEQKMSKREAGLVLGISPVSTKAKVREAHRKIMVLNHPDKGGSPYLAAKINEAKDLFDKENRH